The Helicobacter pylori genome includes a window with the following:
- a CDS encoding TonB-dependent receptor: MFLRSYPKLRYALCFPLLAETCYSEERTLNKVTTQAKRIFTYNNEFKVTSKELDQRQSNEVKDLFRTNPDVNVGGGSVMGQKIYVRGIEDRLLRVTVDGAVQNGNIYHHQGNTVIDPGMLKSVEVTKGAANASAGPGAIAGVIKMETKGAADFIPRGKNYAASGAVSFYTNFGDRETFRSAYQNTHFDIIAYYTHQNIFYYRSGATATKNLFKPTQADKEPGTPSEQNNALIKMNGYLSDRDTLTFSWNMTRDNATRPLRSNAIGLAYPCEAPFSPDSSQGCPNVLDSFTRYLYHSINSANNLSLQYKREAGNSFGDPRLDFTLYTSIRNAQFDPLFDPNGVYARFPTSLASAWEKENYPCVEGGYCTPSFSDVDKPSSQPRDLFLNNTGLNLKVAHVIDQATDSLFEYGFNYQNLSVFDARIPKSELYRPNQVYTDDKGQKQTACSLVDNNPNDPTLCQRGKANGNIYGGYVQANYSPHKIITFGAGVRWDAYTLYDKDWNHRYTQGFSPSAALVLSPIEPLSLKITYSQVTRGVMPGDGVYMRQNDLRYAKNIKPEVGSNAEFNIDYSSQYFSGRAAAFYQALDNFISQYAQNLIVTNLNQAIRIYGYEVGGTFRYKGVSLNVGISRTWPTTMGYLMADSYELAASTGNVFIIKLDYTIPKTGINLAWLSRFVTGLDYCGFDIYLPDYGTAEKPKTPTDLAKCGSKLGLVHMHKPGYGVSNFYINWSPKTKSRWKGLLLSAVFNNVFNKFYVDQTSPYVMSPDMPGTDAVKRAIAEPGFNARFEVAYKW, encoded by the coding sequence ATGTTTTTAAGATCATACCCAAAGCTTAGATACGCTTTGTGTTTCCCCCTACTCGCTGAGACTTGCTATAGCGAGGAGCGCACTTTAAATAAGGTTACCACCCAAGCTAAAAGGATTTTCACTTACAACAATGAGTTTAAAGTAACTTCTAAAGAATTGGATCAGCGCCAAAGCAATGAAGTCAAAGACTTGTTTAGGACTAACCCTGATGTGAATGTGGGCGGAGGGAGTGTGATGGGGCAGAAAATCTATGTGAGAGGCATTGAAGACAGGCTTTTAAGGGTTACAGTGGATGGGGCTGTGCAAAATGGCAATATCTACCACCACCAAGGCAACACCGTGATTGACCCTGGCATGCTCAAAAGCGTGGAAGTTACCAAAGGCGCGGCTAATGCGAGCGCGGGGCCAGGAGCGATTGCGGGAGTGATTAAAATGGAGACTAAAGGAGCGGCTGATTTTATCCCTAGGGGGAAAAATTATGCTGCTAGTGGGGCGGTGAGTTTTTATACCAATTTTGGCGATCGAGAGACTTTCAGATCGGCTTATCAAAACACGCATTTTGATATTATCGCTTACTATACGCACCAAAACATCTTCTATTATAGAAGCGGCGCTACAGCGACAAAAAACCTTTTCAAACCCACACAAGCCGATAAAGAGCCAGGAACTCCTAGCGAGCAAAACAACGCTTTGATTAAAATGAATGGTTATTTGAGCGACAGAGACACGCTCACTTTCAGCTGGAACATGACACGAGATAACGCTACACGCCCTTTAAGGAGTAACGCTATAGGGTTAGCCTATCCTTGTGAAGCCCCTTTTAGCCCTGATAGTTCTCAAGGGTGTCCTAATGTGTTAGATAGTTTCACAAGGTATTTGTATCACTCTATTAATAGCGCTAACAATCTTTCCTTACAATACAAAAGGGAAGCGGGAAATTCTTTTGGCGACCCACGATTGGATTTTACCCTTTATACAAGCATTAGAAACGCTCAGTTTGATCCTCTATTTGATCCTAATGGCGTTTATGCTAGATTCCCCACTTCTTTAGCGAGTGCATGGGAAAAAGAAAATTACCCATGCGTGGAAGGCGGGTATTGCACCCCAAGCTTTTCAGATGTGGATAAACCAAGCTCACAACCTAGGGATTTGTTTTTGAACAACACCGGCTTAAACCTTAAAGTTGCGCATGTGATTGATCAAGCCACAGACAGCCTTTTTGAATACGGATTCAACTACCAAAATTTAAGCGTTTTTGACGCTCGCATCCCTAAATCAGAATTATACAGGCCTAATCAAGTTTATACTGACGATAAAGGGCAAAAACAAACCGCTTGCTCTCTTGTGGATAATAACCCCAATGACCCTACTTTATGCCAAAGAGGGAAAGCGAACGGGAATATTTATGGAGGCTATGTGCAAGCGAACTACTCGCCTCATAAAATCATCACTTTTGGAGCCGGGGTAAGGTGGGATGCATACACGCTTTATGATAAAGATTGGAACCACCGCTACACTCAAGGCTTTAGCCCTAGCGCGGCTCTTGTGTTAAGCCCCATTGAGCCACTATCTTTAAAAATCACTTATTCTCAAGTTACAAGGGGGGTTATGCCAGGAGATGGCGTGTATATGCGCCAAAACGATTTGCGATACGCTAAAAATATCAAGCCTGAAGTGGGCTCTAACGCTGAATTTAATATTGATTATTCAAGCCAGTATTTTAGCGGGAGGGCTGCGGCGTTTTATCAAGCTTTGGATAATTTCATCTCACAATACGCGCAAAATTTGATTGTAACCAATTTAAATCAAGCGATTAGGATTTATGGCTATGAAGTGGGTGGGACTTTCAGATACAAGGGCGTGAGTTTGAATGTAGGGATCTCGCGCACTTGGCCCACCACCATGGGGTATTTAATGGCGGATAGCTATGAGCTTGCCGCAAGCACCGGTAATGTTTTTATCATCAAATTGGATTACACCATTCCAAAAACAGGGATCAATCTTGCATGGCTTAGCCGCTTTGTTACCGGTTTAGATTATTGCGGGTTTGATATTTACTTGCCTGATTATGGGACGGCTGAAAAACCCAAAACCCCTACCGATTTAGCCAAATGCGGATCTAAATTAGGGTTAGTGCATATGCATAAACCGGGCTATGGCGTGAGTAATTTTTATATCAATTGGAGTCCTAAAACCAAAAGCCGCTGGAAAGGTTTGCTGCTTTCTGCTGTGTTTAATAATGTTTTCAACAAATTCTATGTGGATCAAACAAGCCCTTATGTCATGAGCCCGGATATGCCAGGCACTGACGCTGTTAAAAGAGCGATCGCAGAGCCTGGTTTTAACGCGCGTTTTGAAGTGGCTTACAAATGGTAG
- the ruvC gene encoding crossover junction endodeoxyribonuclease RuvC, which yields MRILGIDPGSRKCGYAIISHASNKLSLITAGFINITTTRLQEQILDLIEALDCLLDRYEVNEVAIEDIFFGYNPKSVIKLAQFRGALSLKILERIGNFSEYTPLQVKKALTGNGKAAKEQVAFMVKRLLNITSEIKPLDISDAIAVAITHAQRLKLH from the coding sequence ATGCGTATTTTAGGAATAGACCCAGGCAGTAGGAAATGCGGGTATGCTATCATTTCTCACGCTTCTAACAAGCTTTCTTTAATCACGGCCGGGTTCATTAATATCACCACGACACGCTTGCAAGAACAAATCTTAGATTTGATAGAAGCCTTAGATTGCTTATTGGATCGTTACGAAGTCAATGAAGTAGCGATTGAAGATATTTTTTTTGGGTATAACCCTAAAAGCGTGATCAAGCTCGCGCAATTTAGGGGGGCGTTGTCTTTAAAGATTTTAGAAAGGATTGGTAATTTCAGCGAATACACGCCCTTACAAGTCAAAAAAGCCCTGACCGGTAACGGGAAAGCCGCTAAAGAGCAAGTGGCCTTTATGGTCAAACGCTTGCTTAATATCACAAGCGAAATCAAGCCTTTGGATATTAGCGATGCGATAGCCGTTGCTATCACGCATGCGCAACGCTTAAAGCTCCATTAA